One genomic window of Nitrosomonas sp. Is35 includes the following:
- a CDS encoding GlcG/HbpS family heme-binding protein: MTNTLKQVAVSVSALSLCLLSTLSFAQDFPTQKVLPLELSTQAAMAAIKKCHDDGFKVSVAIVDQSGLLKVQLKADGAGPHTLDSSRRKAYTANSLRDSTHKYAVLVAQKPELQSLTRLNENILLLGGGFPIKIGGEVVGGIGVGGAPGIEFDEVCASAALKVLKADETYEKK; this comes from the coding sequence ATGACCAACACACTTAAACAAGTTGCAGTCAGTGTTTCAGCGCTATCGCTGTGCTTATTATCCACCTTGTCTTTCGCGCAGGATTTCCCCACACAAAAGGTTTTACCGCTGGAATTATCAACCCAGGCGGCGATGGCGGCAATCAAAAAATGTCACGACGATGGCTTCAAAGTCAGCGTGGCGATTGTCGATCAATCCGGCTTGCTCAAGGTGCAATTGAAAGCCGACGGCGCCGGGCCGCACACGTTGGATAGCAGCCGCCGCAAGGCCTACACCGCCAACAGCTTGCGCGATTCGACGCACAAATACGCCGTGCTGGTCGCGCAAAAGCCGGAGTTGCAAAGTTTGACGCGCTTGAACGAGAATATTTTGTTATTGGGCGGCGGCTTCCCGATCAAGATTGGCGGTGAAGTGGTCGGTGGCATCGGTGTCGGCGGCGCGCCGGGCATTGAGTTCGATGAAGTCTGTGCAAGTGCGGCGCTGAAAGTGCTGAAAGCCGATGAAACGTATGAAAAGAAATAA
- a CDS encoding dienelactone hydrolase family protein: protein MITKTIDYQDGSTPLEGYLAYHETGAPKPAVLVAHDWSGRRELACKGAERIADMGYAGFALDMYGKGIFGADGDADRNGALMAPFAQDRALLRRRINAALHAVRQLPQVDASRVAAMGYCFGGLCVLELARSGADVKGVISIHGIFAPGNVPNETIIAKILCLHGHDDPMVPPEQVLAFETEMTRANADWQVHVYGGTMHAFTNPKANNPGFGTVYKEVAASRAYRSIADFLVEVLV, encoded by the coding sequence ATGATTACAAAAACGATCGATTATCAGGATGGCAGCACACCACTCGAAGGCTATCTGGCGTATCACGAAACCGGCGCGCCGAAACCTGCTGTACTGGTGGCGCACGACTGGAGCGGGCGGCGCGAGCTGGCGTGTAAGGGCGCTGAAAGAATCGCCGATATGGGTTACGCCGGTTTTGCGCTGGATATGTACGGCAAAGGCATCTTCGGTGCGGATGGCGACGCGGACAGAAACGGCGCGTTGATGGCGCCGTTTGCGCAAGACCGGGCATTGCTGCGCCGCAGAATCAACGCCGCGCTGCACGCCGTGCGGCAACTGCCCCAAGTGGACGCATCAAGAGTTGCGGCAATGGGTTACTGCTTCGGCGGTCTATGCGTGCTGGAACTGGCACGCTCCGGCGCGGATGTCAAAGGCGTGATCAGCATCCACGGTATCTTCGCGCCGGGCAATGTTCCCAACGAAACCATCATCGCCAAAATACTCTGCCTGCACGGCCACGACGACCCGATGGTGCCGCCCGAACAAGTGCTAGCGTTTGAGACCGAAATGACCCGCGCCAACGCCGATTGGCAAGTGCACGTCTACGGCGGAACGATGCACGCCTTCACCAACCCGAAAGCTAATAATCCTGGCTTTGGCACGGTGTACAAGGAAGTGGCGGCGAGTCGGGCTTATCGATCGATTGCGGATTTTTTAGTCGAGGTCTTGGTATAG
- a CDS encoding DUF262 domain-containing protein — protein sequence MITENMNSDKEEIEGLGNDEDASLGDYPIDTLLIRNEPRTVHDVLRRIKSGGYVMDPDFQRDFIWSEDKQSKLIESVLMRIPLPVFYLGEDDHGRMIVVDGLQRLSTFDRFVNNELRLKLPQQTELDNKFFKNLSPKLQNRVEDCNLILYIIDAKVPDRARLDIFERVNSGVPLTRQQMRNCLYDGKATKFLKEEAKKDLFIKATGDSLSAKTMRDKEFVNRFCAFRILPLNAYKGDMDEWLAMALKEMNKFDEASLFKLSNEFQNSLQNNFMLFNEHAFRKHIPGQVKRGILNASLWDVMITGLAQYTNDQVRRYADDLKSYFYILLEDDAFVSSITYGPNSTSNVKFRFEATQKMFKEVFGANAS from the coding sequence GTGATTACTGAAAATATGAATTCTGATAAAGAAGAAATCGAAGGTCTTGGTAATGATGAAGATGCCTCTTTGGGTGATTACCCAATCGACACACTACTAATTCGAAATGAACCACGAACAGTTCATGATGTATTACGTCGAATTAAATCGGGTGGTTATGTTATGGACCCAGACTTTCAACGTGATTTTATCTGGTCGGAAGATAAACAAAGTAAGCTGATCGAATCTGTGTTGATGAGAATACCGTTACCTGTATTCTATTTAGGCGAGGACGATCACGGCAGAATGATTGTTGTTGATGGTTTGCAAAGGCTTTCAACTTTTGATCGTTTTGTAAATAACGAACTTCGATTAAAGCTTCCACAACAAACTGAATTAGATAATAAGTTCTTTAAAAATCTTTCTCCTAAGCTTCAGAACCGAGTCGAAGATTGTAATTTAATTCTTTACATTATTGATGCCAAGGTGCCTGATCGAGCAAGGTTAGATATCTTTGAACGCGTAAATAGTGGTGTGCCATTGACCAGACAACAAATGCGTAACTGTTTGTATGACGGGAAAGCCACTAAATTTCTGAAAGAAGAAGCTAAAAAAGATCTTTTCATAAAAGCAACAGGAGACAGTCTTTCAGCCAAAACTATGCGAGATAAAGAATTTGTTAATCGCTTTTGTGCATTCCGAATATTGCCACTTAATGCATATAAGGGTGATATGGACGAATGGCTCGCTATGGCATTAAAAGAAATGAATAAATTTGATGAGGCATCGTTATTCAAGCTCTCCAATGAATTTCAAAATTCTCTACAAAACAATTTTATGCTTTTTAATGAGCATGCTTTCCGCAAGCATATACCTGGACAAGTCAAACGGGGGATCCTAAATGCTTCACTTTGGGATGTTATGATCACAGGATTGGCTCAATATACCAATGATCAAGTAAGGCGATATGCGGATGATCTTAAATCCTATTTTTATATCTTACTTGAGGATGATGCTTTTGTTTCTTCCATTACTTATGGCCCAAACAGCACTAGTAATGTGAAGTTTCGTTTTGAAGCAACTCAAAAAATGTTTAAGGAGGTGTTTGGTGCTAACGCGTCTTGA